From the Anaerolineales bacterium genome, one window contains:
- the fmt gene encoding methionyl-tRNA formyltransferase: MSTRVVFMGSPDFALPSLQRLAADHAVVGVVTQPDRPFGRGRQLAPPPVKELALQLGIPVIQPERLREPAAMQQLRAWAPDVIVVAAFGQILRQAVLDLPPHGCINVHASLLPRWRGASPIQAAILHGDAQTGVTIMCMDAGLDTGPMLSQRAIPIQPEETAGTLSDKLARLGAELLAETLPGYLAGRVLPRPQPQEGVTVVSLLNKADGELDPTQPAEALVRRVRAFQPWPGAYLPWAGGALKVQRAEAAAGGGNPGAHVVHQGLPALSTTEGLLLLEEVQPPGKKPMSGADFLRGAGRDWA; this comes from the coding sequence ATGTCTACTCGTGTTGTCTTCATGGGCTCGCCGGACTTTGCGCTGCCCAGCCTGCAGCGGCTGGCGGCTGACCATGCGGTGGTCGGCGTGGTGACCCAGCCAGACCGGCCCTTTGGCCGCGGCCGCCAGCTGGCCCCGCCGCCGGTCAAAGAGCTGGCTTTGCAGCTGGGCATCCCCGTGATCCAGCCAGAGCGCTTGCGCGAACCCGCGGCCATGCAGCAGCTGCGCGCCTGGGCGCCAGACGTGATCGTGGTGGCCGCCTTCGGTCAGATCCTGCGCCAGGCGGTGCTGGACCTGCCGCCGCACGGCTGTATTAATGTGCATGCCTCCCTGCTGCCGCGCTGGCGCGGTGCCTCCCCGATCCAGGCGGCCATCTTGCATGGCGACGCTCAGACTGGCGTGACCATCATGTGCATGGACGCCGGCCTGGACACCGGCCCCATGCTCAGCCAGCGCGCCATCCCCATCCAACCAGAGGAGACTGCCGGCACTCTCAGCGACAAACTGGCGCGGCTGGGGGCTGAGCTGCTGGCGGAAACCCTGCCTGGCTACCTGGCCGGGCGTGTGCTGCCACGGCCGCAGCCGCAGGAAGGGGTGACGGTCGTCTCGTTGCTGAACAAAGCTGATGGCGAACTGGACCCGACCCAGCCCGCCGAAGCGCTGGTCCGCCGCGTGCGCGCCTTCCAGCCCTGGCCAGGGGCCTATCTGCCCTGGGCGGGCGGGGCGCTGAAAGTGCAGCGCGCCGAGGCGGCTGCGGGCGGCGGCAACCCTGGGGCACACGTGGTGCACCAGGGTTTGCCGGCCTTAAGCACCACCGAGGGTCTTTTGCTTTTAGAAGAAGTGCAGCCACCTGGCAAAAAGCCCATGTCTGGCGCGGACTTCCTGCGCGGCGCTGGCCGGGACTGGGCCTAG
- a CDS encoding aquaporin: MSAPAQWRLAPAAFLGAAFAHGLVIVSFAYAYGAISGAHFNPAVSFAMALRGKQSWGQTAGYMLAQVLGGAAGAALLYFVLGGASSGLGATLPASGVSALQAIAVEAALTFLLVNAIFFTTQDKQSAPFAGLAIGLTLVAAILMGGPLTGASLNPARTIGPALFTGFEHLWIYLVGPFAGAALAAGVASLLKK, from the coding sequence TTGTCGGCGCCGGCGCAGTGGCGATTGGCGCCGGCGGCGTTTTTGGGCGCCGCCTTTGCCCACGGTCTGGTGATCGTCAGCTTTGCCTATGCTTACGGGGCCATTTCCGGCGCACACTTCAACCCCGCGGTGAGCTTCGCCATGGCCCTGCGCGGCAAACAGAGCTGGGGACAGACTGCCGGTTACATGTTGGCGCAGGTGCTGGGTGGCGCGGCGGGCGCAGCCCTGCTCTACTTCGTCTTGGGCGGCGCTTCCAGCGGGTTGGGCGCCACGCTGCCCGCCAGCGGCGTCAGCGCCCTGCAGGCTATCGCGGTCGAGGCGGCGCTTACTTTCTTGCTGGTCAATGCCATTTTCTTCACTACGCAGGATAAGCAAAGTGCGCCCTTCGCCGGCCTGGCCATCGGTCTCACCCTGGTAGCCGCTATTCTGATGGGCGGCCCGCTCACCGGCGCCTCGCTCAACCCGGCGCGCACTATCGGCCCGGCGCTGTTCACCGGCTTCGAACATCTGTGGATCTACCTGGTAGGTCCCTTCGCCGGCGCGGCTTTGGCGGCTGGTGTGGCTTCTTTGCTGAAGAAATAG